Proteins from a single region of Heliomicrobium gestii:
- a CDS encoding NADH-quinone oxidoreductase subunit N, whose product MNLSLLTTEMLTALLAIGILAMGLLNRKKDSHRGVAYATLFGLLGILVVTFFQYGINTTTFHQLWIMDDYSVFMKELFLVAAILVTLSSIDYVDSLPRFRTEFYSLLVFATLGMMIMASANDLITVYVGMELMTITFFVLVAYILGDGRSSEAGVKYLILGGASSAVLLYGMSLLYGLTGTTVIPDLLVRLTWSPALVIAVVALIAGFGFKISAVPFHMWSPDIYEGAPTPVTGFLAVASKAAGFAALVRVFIDGLPLKGGADWLTIISVLAAITMVIGNVVAIPQTNIKRMLAYSSVAQAGYLLVGLMSTDAPGVKGILFYAMLYVVANMGAFAVATVVGRAIGSDEIPDYAGLSQRQPLLASVMTISLLSLAGIPPLAGFVGKLYLFAAIMDKGVLWPAFLGFVMSMISVYYYLNVALYIWRDEPKDDRPIPVSGSMKVTVIFSLVVTVILGIYPGPLAEVATVAAKSLF is encoded by the coding sequence ATGAATCTCAGCTTGCTCACTACGGAAATGTTGACAGCCTTGCTGGCCATCGGCATCCTGGCGATGGGCCTGCTCAACCGGAAAAAGGACAGCCACCGCGGCGTCGCCTATGCGACTCTCTTTGGTCTGCTGGGCATACTCGTGGTCACCTTTTTCCAATATGGCATCAACACGACGACCTTCCACCAGCTCTGGATCATGGATGACTACTCCGTTTTCATGAAGGAGCTCTTTCTCGTCGCCGCCATCCTCGTTACCTTGTCATCCATCGATTATGTGGACAGTTTGCCTCGCTTTCGCACGGAGTTCTACTCACTGCTCGTCTTCGCCACCCTGGGCATGATGATCATGGCTTCTGCGAATGACCTGATCACCGTTTATGTCGGCATGGAACTGATGACGATCACCTTTTTCGTCCTCGTCGCCTACATTCTCGGTGATGGACGTTCCTCGGAAGCGGGTGTCAAGTACCTGATCCTCGGCGGCGCCTCTTCAGCGGTGCTGCTCTACGGCATGAGCCTCCTTTACGGCCTGACAGGGACGACGGTCATACCGGACCTGCTCGTCCGGCTCACCTGGAGCCCGGCCCTCGTCATCGCAGTCGTGGCCCTGATCGCCGGTTTCGGATTCAAAATCTCGGCCGTTCCTTTCCACATGTGGTCGCCCGATATCTACGAAGGCGCCCCGACACCGGTCACAGGCTTCCTGGCGGTGGCCTCCAAGGCTGCTGGTTTTGCTGCGCTGGTGCGTGTGTTCATTGATGGCCTTCCGCTGAAAGGCGGCGCTGATTGGCTGACCATCATCTCCGTTCTGGCGGCCATCACCATGGTCATCGGCAACGTCGTCGCTATCCCCCAGACCAACATCAAGCGCATGCTGGCCTATTCATCGGTCGCCCAGGCCGGTTACCTTCTGGTCGGTCTGATGTCGACAGACGCTCCTGGCGTGAAAGGCATTCTTTTTTACGCCATGCTCTATGTGGTCGCCAACATGGGCGCTTTTGCAGTCGCCACAGTGGTCGGCCGGGCTATCGGATCCGATGAGATTCCCGATTACGCCGGTCTATCGCAACGACAGCCCCTCCTGGCGTCGGTGATGACGATCAGCCTGCTCTCCCTGGCAGGCATCCCGCCCCTCGCCGGCTTTGTCGGCAAGTTGTACCTCTTCGCCGCCATCATGGACAAGGGTGTGCTCTGGCCGGCTTTCCTCGGCTTCGTCATGTCCATGATCTCGGTGTATTACTACTTGAACGTGGCGCTCTACATCTGGCGCGATGAGCCGAAAGACGATCGGCCAATTCCGGTCTCTGGTTCGATGAAGGTGACGGTGATCTTCTCGCTGGTTGTCACCGTTATCCTGGGCATTTATCCGGGACCTTTGGCGGAAGTGGCCACCGTGGCCGCCAAGTCGCTTTTCTGA
- a CDS encoding accessory gene regulator ArgB-like protein: MDAIYRRWALRIAEMNGDAEGQWEVYLYALRFWVSTAINFALLLALGWLFDCISLIIAATAGISLFRAFAGGAHHHRAEVCSAMTMFVMAAIVIVARMPIPVEMVTAVFFPILLLAFWSVYRYAPADTPNKPIVGEERAHFRRLSYIIVTLLALAFSGFLALGFTGIVLAGALGMLWQSFSMTPHGYSFSHAIDDVVEKVTTTSIK; this comes from the coding sequence ATGGACGCCATCTACCGCCGCTGGGCGCTTCGAATCGCTGAAATGAATGGGGATGCCGAAGGACAGTGGGAAGTGTACTTATATGCGCTCCGGTTTTGGGTGAGCACGGCCATTAACTTCGCCTTGCTGTTAGCCCTTGGATGGTTATTTGATTGCATATCCCTCATCATTGCTGCCACTGCCGGCATCAGCCTATTCCGGGCCTTCGCCGGCGGCGCCCATCACCACAGGGCTGAGGTTTGTTCGGCCATGACGATGTTTGTCATGGCGGCAATCGTCATCGTCGCCCGGATGCCGATCCCGGTGGAAATGGTGACGGCAGTCTTTTTTCCTATCCTCCTGCTCGCTTTCTGGTCTGTCTATCGGTATGCGCCGGCGGATACGCCGAACAAACCGATCGTTGGGGAGGAACGGGCGCATTTTCGACGACTCTCATATATCATCGTCACCCTATTGGCGTTAGCCTTTAGTGGATTTTTGGCTCTTGGCTTTACCGGTATCGTACTTGCAGGCGCGCTCGGCATGCTATGGCAATCCTTTTCGATGACCCCTCACGGGTACTCCTTCTCTCATGCCATTGATGACGTTGTCGAGAAGGTGACAACGACGTCGATAAAATAG
- the csb2 gene encoding type I-G CRISPR-associated protein Csb2, with amino-acid sequence MFAIGIHYLNGWAAATNPSNWDRAEWPPHPDRLFMALVSAHFETGEESIERDSLLWLESLTYPAIHASGAVERQMAVPGSSIRNFTGVRAVTKYVPVNDTPKKPERLKLLPELREKRGRTFPVVIPESPFVYFIWADAQPTEEIEAGLAQLCAKVAYLGHSTSLVQVWVEKAPPKPSLVPTKQRGDVRLRVFGEGRLGRLIHLYDSGPIRPSANLWCSYRQAVEEKETEYIASTAFDENIIILRKISGPLIGIESALTVCRFLRDTVLKLATQPIPEWLSGHGPDGSPSRHIHAAFFPLPHVGFQYSDGHLIGLGIALPKSVDPEEVRQVLSSVFYDATWYPRKIQLVMGRLGEWNLVLDNLESRPTALQPWLWTGSGTKQKTDTWATVTPITLHRHLKLTAEEKALLASEEEPRRTTIRQKMLNRKCEELIRQACRFVGIPEPVTIQLMKTSVFAGVPHIKQYPLLERRPGEQLPHTHAILKFPCPVRGPLLLGAGLHRGYGLCRPWFGMKREEGDDDPRPGRV; translated from the coding sequence ATGTTTGCCATCGGTATTCACTATCTTAACGGTTGGGCGGCTGCAACGAACCCATCCAACTGGGACAGAGCAGAATGGCCACCTCATCCTGACCGTCTGTTTATGGCCCTCGTTTCAGCCCATTTTGAAACTGGTGAAGAATCAATTGAACGGGATTCACTTTTATGGTTGGAGTCACTGACTTATCCCGCAATCCATGCATCCGGCGCCGTAGAGCGTCAGATGGCTGTTCCAGGTAGTTCGATTCGTAATTTTACTGGTGTCAGAGCCGTAACAAAATATGTTCCCGTAAACGACACCCCCAAGAAGCCAGAGCGATTGAAATTGCTTCCCGAATTGCGAGAAAAACGGGGGCGCACATTCCCTGTCGTGATTCCGGAGAGCCCGTTTGTTTATTTCATCTGGGCAGATGCACAGCCAACTGAAGAAATTGAGGCTGGACTTGCTCAACTTTGCGCCAAGGTTGCCTATCTGGGTCACTCCACATCTTTAGTCCAAGTATGGGTAGAAAAAGCACCACCAAAACCTTCTCTAGTCCCGACGAAACAACGTGGAGACGTTCGCTTGCGGGTCTTTGGAGAGGGTCGACTTGGCCGACTAATTCACTTGTATGACTCGGGACCAATCCGCCCGTCGGCAAACTTGTGGTGTAGCTATCGGCAAGCGGTTGAGGAAAAGGAGACAGAATACATAGCATCGACTGCGTTCGATGAGAACATCATCATATTGCGGAAGATATCTGGTCCATTGATTGGAATTGAATCAGCTTTAACCGTCTGCCGATTTCTGCGTGATACCGTCCTAAAACTGGCAACTCAGCCAATCCCGGAATGGTTGTCCGGTCATGGACCGGATGGCTCACCCAGTCGACACATCCACGCGGCTTTTTTTCCCCTACCGCATGTGGGTTTTCAGTATTCCGATGGCCATCTGATAGGGCTGGGTATTGCGTTACCTAAATCGGTTGATCCGGAAGAGGTTAGACAGGTGTTATCCTCCGTTTTCTACGATGCCACTTGGTATCCGCGGAAAATACAACTGGTCATGGGCCGGTTAGGTGAATGGAATCTGGTCTTAGATAACTTGGAGAGTCGACCGACGGCCCTACAACCTTGGCTGTGGACGGGCTCTGGAACTAAACAAAAAACCGATACATGGGCAACTGTCACGCCAATCACATTACATCGGCATCTCAAGCTCACGGCTGAGGAAAAGGCGTTGCTTGCATCAGAGGAAGAGCCACGGCGAACGACCATCCGACAAAAAATGTTGAACAGGAAATGTGAAGAATTAATCCGGCAAGCATGCCGGTTTGTTGGGATTCCCGAACCAGTTACAATTCAATTGATGAAGACATCGGTATTCGCTGGTGTTCCTCATATTAAGCAATATCCCTTGCTGGAGCGACGTCCCGGCGAACAGCTTCCGCACACGCATGCCATATTGAAGTTTCCCTGCCCGGTTCGAGGTCCTCTTTTGCTAGGAGCGGGACTCCATCGCGGGTACGGCCTTTGCCGACCTTGGTTTGGGATGAAAAGGGAGGAGGGTGACGATGACCCTCGACCTGGTCGAGTTTGA
- a CDS encoding complex I subunit 4 family protein has product MGFPLLTIALLAPIIGALVLVFVPQDEHKTIKWISAFSMAVSLILTLYAYFTYDFALGGMQFKEDVVWVRELGVTYAMGVDGLSLPMLLLTNLIGFSAIFASWNQEKRPKVFFVLLLLLIAGVMGTFISRDLFIFFLFYEVVVIPIYIMVIIWGSSKRVTKEYAGMKLTIYLLVGSAFLLVGVIAIYLNAFPPGERTFLMEKLAMANYSDSFQIFAFFLLTVGFGSLLSMFPFHSWSPDGYAGAPTAVSMIHAGVLKKIGGYGLIRLGLLTLPVGAKFWAPVIAFLAVANVAYAAMIALAQKDLKYVVGYSSVSHMGYVLIGLAALNVIGINGAVANMFAHGVMSALFFAMIGHLYEKTHTRWIPDMGGLAHQMPRVAIGFMMAGMASLGLPGLISFIPEFTIFVGSFSVYQVLAIIAISGIIITALYTLRMIADVLFGPRRSEFDHLQDAKGAELVPLFVLGSVLVLGGFFPHLLMDMVNSGVEPLVAAFLAKVGAAPMIGGGF; this is encoded by the coding sequence ATGGGCTTCCCTTTGCTGACCATCGCGCTGTTGGCGCCGATCATCGGAGCCTTGGTGCTGGTGTTCGTACCGCAGGATGAGCATAAGACGATCAAGTGGATTTCGGCCTTTTCGATGGCTGTCTCCCTGATTCTCACCCTGTACGCCTATTTCACCTATGATTTTGCCCTTGGGGGCATGCAATTCAAAGAAGATGTCGTCTGGGTCAGGGAACTGGGCGTCACCTACGCCATGGGCGTGGACGGCCTGTCGCTGCCCATGCTGCTGCTGACCAACCTGATCGGCTTCAGCGCCATCTTTGCCTCTTGGAACCAAGAAAAACGGCCGAAGGTCTTCTTTGTCCTGTTGCTCCTGCTGATCGCCGGGGTTATGGGGACCTTCATCAGCCGCGACCTGTTCATCTTCTTCCTCTTCTACGAAGTGGTGGTCATCCCCATCTATATCATGGTGATCATCTGGGGTTCCAGCAAACGGGTCACCAAAGAGTATGCGGGCATGAAGCTGACCATCTACCTGCTCGTCGGTTCGGCCTTTCTGCTCGTCGGCGTCATCGCCATCTACTTGAACGCCTTCCCGCCGGGAGAGCGCACCTTCTTGATGGAAAAGCTGGCAATGGCGAACTACAGCGATTCTTTCCAGATCTTCGCCTTCTTCTTGCTCACCGTCGGCTTTGGTTCGCTGCTCTCCATGTTTCCCTTCCACTCCTGGTCGCCTGACGGCTATGCCGGCGCGCCGACGGCTGTCTCGATGATCCACGCCGGCGTCTTGAAAAAGATCGGCGGCTACGGCCTGATCCGCCTGGGTCTGCTGACCCTGCCGGTGGGCGCCAAGTTTTGGGCGCCGGTGATCGCCTTCCTGGCGGTGGCCAACGTGGCCTATGCGGCCATGATCGCCCTGGCCCAGAAGGACCTCAAGTATGTCGTCGGTTACTCTTCGGTGAGTCATATGGGCTATGTGTTGATCGGCCTGGCGGCGTTGAACGTCATCGGCATCAACGGCGCCGTCGCCAATATGTTTGCTCACGGCGTCATGTCGGCCCTCTTCTTCGCCATGATCGGTCACCTCTACGAAAAAACCCATACCCGTTGGATTCCCGACATGGGCGGTCTGGCACATCAGATGCCCCGAGTGGCCATCGGCTTTATGATGGCCGGCATGGCTTCACTCGGTCTGCCCGGTCTGATCTCCTTCATCCCTGAGTTCACCATCTTCGTCGGCTCCTTCTCGGTCTATCAGGTTCTGGCCATCATCGCCATCTCCGGCATCATCATCACCGCCCTTTACACGCTGCGGATGATTGCAGATGTGCTCTTTGGACCTCGTCGTTCCGAGTTCGACCATCTTCAGGACGCCAAAGGAGCGGAATTGGTGCCGCTGTTCGTCCTCGGATCTGTCCTCGTCCTGGGCGGGTTCTTCCCGCACCTGTTGATGGACATGGTCAATTCCGGCGTCGAGCCGCTGGTGGCGGCCTTCCTGGCCAAAGTGGGCGCCGCCCCCATGATCGGAGGTGGCTTCTAA
- a CDS encoding sensor histidine kinase, with amino-acid sequence MGDVRVLVFYMIFEPGFILYLGMTLLGMTAPWPRLFQFSFIAGCLIWVERCFLVRDYFVFHLLAALLITIIAGWLVMRISLISAISLVLLGYTFLVISEIIVSSALLLFGFDLIRFFQDPLYHVAYGWLLLLTMAGITVIIHRVKKWTEQYIDGKARQGFPDFDQMMEKSLLIVTVLFASMAIVQVYFYICTTDWKDYFKLLKLHTVNFEQFYSLLSLLLLSAVLFFIKNIQSISSIARESLELKKDLESSRMLVKQYRSNQHEFLNHLQVIFGFIQINRPEKALEYIKEYDVRYRQGIKLEKIARPEVGAIIISKMSSAMGEGTKFSTIIRDDLRLLPLTVAEAVSFLGNLLQNALEAVQRLEEQERHIEIEFDRIGEEIMLRVANSGPPIPPENISQMFEYGFSTKGELGSGIGLSLIKSIVDRYNGKIDVDSNEKRTTFTVYLPQSRRLDAVTSPNATVAG; translated from the coding sequence ATGGGGGATGTCAGGGTGCTTGTTTTTTACATGATTTTCGAACCGGGTTTTATCCTTTACTTAGGCATGACACTGCTGGGTATGACAGCGCCCTGGCCTCGGTTGTTTCAGTTTTCTTTTATTGCGGGATGTCTGATTTGGGTGGAGCGTTGCTTCCTGGTTCGAGATTATTTTGTGTTTCATTTGCTCGCTGCTCTCCTGATCACCATTATAGCGGGCTGGCTCGTGATGCGAATATCCCTTATCTCGGCTATATCCTTGGTGTTGCTAGGCTATACGTTTTTAGTAATTTCTGAAATCATCGTATCGTCAGCTTTATTATTATTCGGATTTGATTTGATTCGATTTTTTCAAGATCCCTTGTACCATGTAGCCTACGGTTGGCTTCTGTTACTAACAATGGCTGGCATAACCGTGATCATTCATCGCGTCAAAAAGTGGACTGAACAATACATCGATGGGAAAGCAAGGCAGGGATTTCCGGATTTCGATCAGATGATGGAAAAAAGCCTGTTAATAGTGACCGTATTGTTTGCTTCTATGGCTATTGTTCAGGTGTATTTTTATATCTGTACGACTGATTGGAAAGATTATTTCAAGCTCCTTAAATTGCATACCGTTAATTTTGAACAGTTTTACAGTTTATTAAGTCTTTTGTTGTTATCGGCTGTCTTGTTTTTCATTAAAAATATTCAATCTATTTCCTCCATTGCTCGCGAAAGCCTGGAACTGAAAAAAGATTTGGAAAGTTCGCGGATGCTTGTCAAACAGTACCGCTCGAACCAGCATGAGTTTCTGAATCATCTGCAGGTGATCTTTGGCTTTATCCAGATCAATCGCCCGGAAAAAGCCCTGGAGTATATCAAGGAGTATGACGTCCGTTACCGCCAAGGGATTAAACTTGAAAAAATCGCCCGGCCAGAGGTTGGCGCGATCATTATAAGCAAGATGAGTTCTGCCATGGGAGAGGGTACGAAGTTTTCAACGATCATCCGAGATGATCTGCGCCTGCTGCCGCTCACTGTCGCGGAAGCGGTATCTTTTTTGGGGAATCTTCTACAGAACGCCTTGGAGGCCGTCCAGCGGTTGGAAGAGCAGGAGCGACACATTGAGATCGAATTTGACCGGATCGGTGAAGAAATCATGCTCCGTGTCGCCAACAGCGGTCCTCCCATTCCGCCGGAAAATATCAGCCAAATGTTTGAGTATGGGTTTTCAACGAAAGGAGAGCTAGGTTCCGGCATCGGCTTGTCGTTAATCAAGTCTATCGTGGATCGATATAATGGGAAGATCGATGTGGATAGCAATGAAAAGCGGACGACGTTCACTGTTTACCTGCCCCAGTCTCGAAGACTTGATGCTGTGACCAGTCCCAATGCGACTGTCGCAGGGTAA
- the cas7g gene encoding type I-G CRISPR-associated RAMP protein Csb1/Cas7g — translation MSNETHVTSLTLETIEKALQGSAVALRSITGYQPAGGQGDKVFPPTYEGGAYAWEERILDGVRVKCVLLDSVQSQANRMELEIYDAWESGDLNVPVITVAFDDEELHKRFTVSSLHAPHRLADALLRDSEINGKPFKETEIGKALRSSDPSHATQIFRYCPTALLFGMWHSTELEKNTLGVKFARAIVSEIIGIDAVPGVKTGSRLDPAGITKSSGPIFKAVDGGWTLDETKAVKEKDKPVLWEKEGSDKAEKGTPAMINHGNIPPSISVIEKGEPGGVSIRKAEQTTVISLPALRRLRFPLDGELRSRPEVDVAARTVLAALALFAATGIRERGADLRSRCLLVSTTTFEWELLDKPMEEPKRYTLTRSEALQLLHDAIAKAKDVGIRWKEEEIVFNPSDELMELVKRSQNVVSTHKNDGKKTAKTKRSSGEA, via the coding sequence ATGAGCAACGAAACACACGTAACATCGCTGACCCTTGAAACCATTGAAAAGGCGTTGCAAGGAAGCGCTGTTGCGCTTCGGTCGATAACAGGATATCAGCCGGCAGGCGGCCAAGGTGACAAAGTCTTCCCGCCGACTTATGAAGGCGGTGCCTATGCTTGGGAAGAGCGTATTCTTGATGGTGTTAGGGTTAAATGTGTTCTTTTGGACTCCGTCCAATCTCAAGCGAATCGGATGGAGTTGGAGATATACGATGCCTGGGAAAGCGGCGATTTAAACGTTCCAGTGATTACGGTTGCCTTTGACGATGAGGAATTACATAAGAGATTTACGGTCTCTAGCCTCCATGCGCCACACCGTTTAGCGGACGCACTTCTTCGAGATAGTGAAATAAATGGTAAACCGTTCAAGGAGACCGAGATAGGAAAAGCCCTTCGGTCATCCGATCCCAGCCATGCTACTCAGATTTTCCGTTATTGTCCGACGGCTTTGCTTTTTGGCATGTGGCATTCAACGGAACTGGAAAAGAATACGCTCGGAGTTAAATTTGCCAGAGCGATCGTATCTGAGATAATCGGCATTGATGCTGTTCCGGGGGTAAAGACCGGCAGCCGTCTCGATCCCGCGGGGATAACCAAAAGCAGCGGACCCATTTTCAAAGCTGTAGACGGCGGATGGACGTTAGACGAGACGAAGGCCGTAAAGGAGAAAGATAAGCCGGTACTTTGGGAAAAAGAAGGTTCTGATAAAGCCGAAAAGGGAACCCCGGCGATGATTAACCATGGCAACATTCCTCCCTCCATTTCGGTAATTGAGAAGGGGGAGCCGGGAGGCGTCTCCATTCGCAAAGCTGAGCAGACAACAGTAATATCATTGCCAGCACTGCGGCGCTTGCGCTTTCCTTTGGATGGGGAACTGCGTTCCCGGCCAGAAGTGGACGTAGCAGCACGAACTGTATTGGCGGCATTGGCGCTGTTTGCGGCTACAGGGATCCGAGAGCGGGGCGCCGATTTGCGGTCACGCTGCCTTTTGGTTTCCACAACAACGTTTGAGTGGGAACTCTTGGACAAGCCTATGGAAGAACCCAAGCGATATACGCTCACTCGTTCGGAGGCATTGCAACTGCTTCATGACGCGATAGCAAAAGCCAAGGATGTTGGAATTCGTTGGAAGGAAGAAGAAATCGTATTCAATCCTTCTGATGAATTGATGGAGCTTGTTAAACGCAGTCAGAATGTGGTTAGTACACACAAAAACGATGGCAAGAAAACTGCAAAGACAAAGAGAAGCAGCGGTGAAGCCTAA
- a CDS encoding AgrD family cyclic lactone autoinducer peptide: MKKAGLISAVAALLTLLANLGIASACAYSGYQPEVPAALKK; encoded by the coding sequence GTGAAAAAGGCAGGTCTGATCAGTGCCGTTGCTGCTTTGCTGACATTGCTGGCTAACCTCGGTATCGCGTCTGCATGCGCCTATTCCGGATACCAACCGGAAGTTCCTGCTGCCCTGAAAAAATAA
- a CDS encoding YraN family protein yields the protein MDRIRLGRWGEDWALQHLLKLGWSLICRNYRTPRGEIDLILRESNWIVFVEVRTRSSERFGRGEETIDYRKRRRLMATAGHFLGAYEGPPANPRFDLISILRDDKGGYSLHHIRGMFTP from the coding sequence ATGGACCGGATTCGTCTGGGGCGGTGGGGAGAAGACTGGGCATTGCAACACCTCTTGAAACTGGGGTGGTCCCTTATCTGCCGGAATTACAGGACGCCCCGCGGTGAAATCGACCTTATCCTCCGAGAGTCGAACTGGATTGTCTTTGTCGAGGTTCGGACCCGTTCGTCAGAACGATTTGGGAGGGGAGAAGAGACGATCGACTACCGCAAGCGCCGGCGACTGATGGCGACGGCGGGTCACTTTTTGGGCGCCTATGAGGGACCTCCGGCGAACCCGCGATTCGATCTGATCAGTATTTTGCGTGACGATAAAGGGGGCTATTCGTTGCATCATATTCGGGGGATGTTTACCCCGTAA
- a CDS encoding YifB family Mg chelatase-like AAA ATPase, whose product MLARVQSVVLEGLSAQTIEVEVDVANGLPAFDLVGLPATAVREARERVRSALRNSGYEFPLRRITVNLAPADVRKDGSGLDVPIAVGILAATGQIDAGCLHDWFLVGELALDGAIRPVSGVLAMARGLARKPHKKSDATSANQLNSSVKLFVPEANLAEASRVTGIQAYGSIHLKMVVESLNSPIQNGSTRDIKELITAQTKRDLSSFIPNLNSVRGQPVAKRAVEIAAAGGHNLVLIGAPGTGKTMLARCLPGILPPMTDEEAMETTMIYSVAGALPEGVGWMDNRPFRTPHHYTTLAALVGGGRPPRPGEISLAHNGVLFMDEWPEFSREALEALRQPLEDGQVTIARQGGAVTFPARLMLVAAMNPCPCGHLGNPEKECICSPISVERYRNRISGPLWDRMDLQVAVNRPSYSDLFDSTKEPSTAEENSETVLNRVIDARRRQWQRNRLLSPNQRTVCNAHLDAGVLKQVTELDGESEALLTQAYRRLGLSGRGLHRILKVARTIADLEASERIEKNHLAEALRFRL is encoded by the coding sequence TTGCTAGCCCGCGTCCAAAGCGTTGTCTTGGAAGGACTGAGTGCGCAAACGATCGAAGTTGAGGTCGATGTCGCCAACGGACTGCCGGCCTTCGACCTTGTGGGATTGCCTGCTACGGCGGTGCGGGAAGCACGGGAGCGAGTTCGTTCGGCTTTGCGCAATAGCGGTTATGAATTTCCCTTGCGACGGATCACTGTGAACTTGGCGCCTGCAGATGTGCGCAAGGACGGGTCTGGACTGGATGTGCCTATTGCTGTCGGTATCCTCGCGGCAACGGGTCAAATCGATGCCGGCTGTCTCCACGATTGGTTTCTTGTAGGAGAACTGGCGCTCGACGGCGCGATTCGTCCAGTAAGCGGCGTATTGGCCATGGCTCGCGGATTGGCTCGAAAACCCCATAAAAAATCGGATGCAACATCGGCAAATCAGCTCAACTCTTCTGTGAAACTATTTGTACCAGAGGCTAACCTTGCTGAGGCATCCCGTGTTACCGGCATTCAGGCGTACGGTTCCATTCATTTAAAAATGGTCGTTGAATCCTTGAACAGTCCGATTCAAAACGGTTCAACGAGAGACATAAAAGAGTTGATTACAGCACAGACCAAGAGAGATTTGTCCTCATTCATCCCCAATTTAAACTCCGTTCGCGGACAGCCTGTCGCCAAACGAGCCGTAGAGATCGCCGCCGCCGGCGGACACAATTTGGTCCTCATCGGAGCGCCGGGAACGGGGAAAACGATGTTGGCCCGCTGTCTGCCCGGTATCCTGCCGCCAATGACCGATGAAGAGGCCATGGAAACGACGATGATCTATTCTGTCGCCGGCGCGCTGCCCGAGGGAGTCGGCTGGATGGACAATCGACCCTTTCGGACGCCCCACCATTATACGACACTGGCCGCCCTGGTTGGCGGGGGACGACCGCCCCGGCCTGGCGAGATCAGTTTGGCCCACAACGGCGTTCTGTTTATGGACGAGTGGCCGGAGTTTTCCCGGGAAGCGCTGGAGGCGCTGCGCCAGCCATTGGAAGACGGGCAGGTGACCATTGCTCGCCAGGGCGGCGCCGTCACTTTCCCCGCTCGACTGATGCTTGTGGCCGCCATGAATCCCTGTCCCTGCGGTCATCTCGGCAATCCTGAAAAGGAGTGCATCTGCTCTCCTATATCAGTGGAGCGCTATCGCAACCGGATTTCCGGACCCTTGTGGGATCGCATGGATCTGCAGGTGGCTGTAAACCGTCCATCCTACAGCGATCTCTTCGATTCAACGAAGGAACCGTCGACAGCAGAGGAGAATTCGGAAACGGTCTTGAATCGGGTGATTGACGCGCGGAGGCGGCAGTGGCAGCGCAATCGGCTGTTGTCGCCGAATCAACGGACAGTCTGTAACGCTCATTTGGATGCGGGGGTTTTGAAACAAGTTACAGAACTCGACGGTGAAAGCGAGGCGCTGCTGACACAGGCATACCGGCGCCTCGGATTGAGCGGTCGAGGGTTGCACCGTATCCTCAAAGTTGCCCGGACGATCGCTGACCTCGAAGCTTCAGAAAGGATTGAAAAGAATCACCTGGCAGAAGCGTTGCGATTTCGATTGTAA